The genomic interval TGGATAAATACCTAAGCCTGCATGTTGCGAATGCTTCCCGTACAAAAATACAAAATGGAATTGATGCCGAAGCAGTAAAAGTAAATGACCAGATAACAAAGGCAAGTTATAAGATCAAACCATTTGATGTTGTCACACTTTCCCTTCCGCATCCGCCACGTGATACGGAGATCATTCCTGAAAATATCCCGCTTGATATTATTTATGAGGACGATGTATTGCTCATTGTAAATAAGCCTACCGGGATGGTGGTTCATCCTGCCTATGGCAACTGGACAGGAACGTTAATTAATGCCCTTGTTTACCACTTCCAGAACCTGCCTACCGGAAGAAACGGAGAAGGAAGGCCAGGACTTGTACACCGGATTGATAAAGATACTTCTGGCTTGCTGGTAATTGCCAAAACCGAGTTCGCTATGACTTTTCTGGCCAGGCAATTTTCAGACCATACTATTGAACGAACTTACAATGCTCTGGTATGGGGTGAGCTAAAAGAAGAAAAAGGAACCATAAGAGGTAATATCGGCAGAAATGCAAAAGACCGCCGTGTGATGGACATTTTTGATGATGAAACCCAGGGAAAACATGCTGTTACACATTATGAAGTCGTGAAGCCATTGCGTTATGTTTCTCTCATCAAATGTAACCTGGAAACAGGCCGCACACACCAGATACGCGCTCATATGAAACATATTGGCCATCCTATTTTTAATGATACGGTTTATGGCGGAGACAAAATTTTGAGGGGTATTTCAAACGGTAATTATAAAACAATGGTTGAAAACTGTTTCAGCCTTTTACCGGGACAGGCGCTTCATGCAAAATCATTAGGTTTTGTGCATCCGACCACAAAACAATGGCTGCAATTTGATACCGAACTCCCCGAGAATTTCCAGGCAATCGTTAACAAATGGGAAAATTATGTACAATATCAATAGTGAAATTGTAGTATATTGTAACCGGTAAATCATTTTAAGTATAAATTCTGATCATGAACGTTTCCACCCGCCCAGGTACGATAGAAGACATACCAGCCATTTTTGATCTGGTAAAAGAATTAGCCATTTTCGAAAGAGCATTGGATCAGGTTAGCAATAATGTTGATAAAATGACACGTGATTACAAGGAAAAACTATTTGATTTCTTTGTTGCAGAATCTGACTCAAAAATTATAGGATTATCCCTCTTTTATTTCCGCTATTCTACCTGGAAAGGCAAGAGACTTTATATGGAAGATATTATTGTAACCGAAGATATGCGTGGAAACGGAATCGGTAAAATCTTATTTGATGCAACAGTAACCGCCGCTAAAAAAACAGGCTGTACAGGCATGATGTGGCAGGTTCTGGACTGGAATACTTCTGCTGTAGGCTTTTACAGAAAGTACGGTACCAACTTTGATAATGAGTGGATTAACTGTAATATGGATTTCTAGAAGTTAACTATAATTACTACCTGAGATATATCTAAAATAC from Dyadobacter sp. NIV53 carries:
- a CDS encoding GNAT family N-acetyltransferase, which codes for MNVSTRPGTIEDIPAIFDLVKELAIFERALDQVSNNVDKMTRDYKEKLFDFFVAESDSKIIGLSLFYFRYSTWKGKRLYMEDIIVTEDMRGNGIGKILFDATVTAAKKTGCTGMMWQVLDWNTSAVGFYRKYGTNFDNEWINCNMDF
- a CDS encoding RluA family pseudouridine synthase, whose product is MLLNDLEITSEEDDLFEHYRIVADKGQSLMRLDKYLSLHVANASRTKIQNGIDAEAVKVNDQITKASYKIKPFDVVTLSLPHPPRDTEIIPENIPLDIIYEDDVLLIVNKPTGMVVHPAYGNWTGTLINALVYHFQNLPTGRNGEGRPGLVHRIDKDTSGLLVIAKTEFAMTFLARQFSDHTIERTYNALVWGELKEEKGTIRGNIGRNAKDRRVMDIFDDETQGKHAVTHYEVVKPLRYVSLIKCNLETGRTHQIRAHMKHIGHPIFNDTVYGGDKILRGISNGNYKTMVENCFSLLPGQALHAKSLGFVHPTTKQWLQFDTELPENFQAIVNKWENYVQYQ